The Vicia villosa cultivar HV-30 ecotype Madison, WI unplaced genomic scaffold, Vvil1.0 ctg.000892F_1_1, whole genome shotgun sequence genome segment AAACATTGTGGTCCCAAAAGAATCAAATGTTTGGTATAGAAATAATTGCTGCTGCAACCACCCATACTTGGTATTGAAAACACTAAAGAGGTTGCTGCATAATTGCAAATGGAGCATAAGAAACTGAAAGTTGAAGGTAATTTTGGAAGGGTTATGCGCAGGATTGGAAGGCTATTTAATGGAGAGTTGATGGACACACTCTCAGTTGTGAAGCTATTAGTTCAAGTAAGGGTAGTAGTAATTGATGTAGATTGAAAACTAGAATCTCTTTGTACAAAAATATATTCACATACtggtatattaatataaataatgagGATACACATTTTTTGTAGCGATTTCCGGAGATAGAGCCGCTGTTCGTTAGAAGCCACATTGCGGATCTGGGCTCAATATGGAGGATAAGGAACAATGAAGGTGCCATTCATCCGCTGGTATTCAATGAAAATGATGATGTACCTCTTGTTGCTGCTAGTTGGATAGATTTGCAAAACTATTATGAACTACAAAATGATGTGGTAGTTATTTTGGGTTATTACGAGAACAATGATTTTGAGGTTACCGGATTTCACCAAGTAACGTCAATTAAGGATTTACCATGTTATAGCAGTAGATCCCTCAATGGTGACGGGATATATGCATTTGATGTTGATCTCACACCAAGTTGTGCTGTATCAAGACAAATAGTTGAGTGTGAAATCTTTGTTGAATTCACTACATCCTTTTGGTGTTTAGCATGCATGCTTCGCTATAGCCGTCTTACGTAAttggttttatgtttgttttgatgtAGAGGCTATAGCCAGCGTTTGGGCGTATATTGAGAGACAATGATTATGAGGTATTGATATTGTGCGGTTACTATGGAAGAACTCAGATGCTTCTGATTTTAAACATACACGATTCAGACCGCACAAAATCAGCATATGAATGGGACCAATTCTACATGTCAAACCATCTTGAGGCAGGGGATAGAATTCGATTACGAATCAATGTAAAGGACATCTACAAAACATGCCACGTGTATAAGGTTCGTAACCCATAAATGTGTTGGTTATAGAACAGCTTTTGTTCATTTAGAATTCGTATCCTGTTACGTTTGAAGTGAAGTTAATATTTCGTGTATTGTTAGCCAGCAATAGTTCTTTAATTGACAGTAAAAGTGGTATGATGGAATGTACTCAGTTGGTCTCATTATTGTTTTATGTCATGATTAAGAATATTAATTTGTCAGACAACATTAGTTGTGTATTAATTTGGTTAAAGAAAGAAAGTAGTTGGATGCTGTTTTATATTTTTGCTAACTTATGGCATAGCAAATAAACTAAACACAAAACTAATTAGAGTTGCAATATTACATTTGTTGTCAAATTTACAGGGCTCAGAAAGAGGTTAAAATCATGGCCTTGTATGTGTTACGATCTCTGTGGTCAATTTTACACGGCTCAAAGACTGGTCAAATGTTGTTGAAAACCTCCTTGTAAACAACATTCGTTGTACTGCTTTTGGCGGTGTTGTTATCATCGTGTATCAAAAATTTGATTCCGTTCTTACTTGTTACCCTCAAAAGTGCGACATATATTTATCCATGAGTAAAAATGTCCCGAGGAATGTAAAGACCTACCCAATCTAATGATTGGCCTTGTGACTTGTTAATCGTCATAGCATATGAAACTATTGTTGGAAATTATCTCCGAATTAGTTTGAAGGGCCACGAAGATTGAGAATGGGACATATCCATCATGGGAATTTAGATGATGTTCCCATGGCGCTTGCCTCCCATAATCTGTGCCTCAAGTACGTGCGACGCCATCTTTGTCAAAATGAGTCGTGTACCGTTACACAACCCTTCGAATTGATCAATATTCCGCATAAGCATAACCGGTGTTCCAATCTTTAGTTTTATGAGATGGTTAGGAAAACCTGAAGTCTTTAAAGAATTCAGAAACTCTAGAGTGAGAACATCAAGCATGTCCCGGTCATGTATCTCTGTCCGCTCAACCGTGCTGCAACTATAGTAGTCCCTCAGGTCACCTAAGAGAAAAGAAAGTGATACATCAAAGGGTTGTACAATTTTGAAGAAATCATAGTACAGTAAGTGTTATAGGAATGTAAACATACCTGGAATCATGCCTAAAACATGATCGTTAATTTTGTCGACCATATCGATGGTTGACGCCAATATAGCCCTACATTTGAGGTAGATATAGTCGCGGTAATTATTGAGGAAATTAGGATACATACTCGTCACGATTCCAACAATAGGATATGTGAAGTCAGTGATTATCATCTCTTTTGGAAATTCTATCTCTGCAGTCCCATCATTTGGACCTCCCAGCCTACCTTCACATATTTTCAGTAGCCAATCAGAAAATTTAGATATTTCCTTCTTTCGTGTTCGGTTGTTCCAGAGCTCAGGTGTATATTTTTGGTTAATGTCAAAACTTGTACTGAGTGCAAAATGTATGAAGCGTTTATGGTTGCATGCACAACGTCAAATCGAGTTCCTCTTGTAATAACCAACAATATCTGCCTAAAGTCTCCACCAAATACAACTACCTTGCCACAAAAAACCTCACTCGAGTTGCCACTGACACTAATGAGATCCTTCAATGTCTTGTCAAGTGCTTCGAAGCACCATTTGTTGGCCATAGGAGCCTCGTCCCAAATTATTAACTTCGATTGACGAAGTAGATCGGCAGCCTCATCGTGGTATGGAATGTTGCAATTTGAGTTATCCAATGTCAGAACGGGTAGTTTGAACCTTGAGTGAGCAATTCTCCCACCGGGTAACAACAGTGATGCGATTCCACTTGTCGCAACGATTATGCATATGTCGTGTTTAGACCCGAGTGCACTCGCCAGTGTCTTCCACATGTAGGTTTTTCCCGCACCCCCATAACCGTGAAGGAAGAATACACATCCTTTCTGACTCCTAACTGCTgtcataattttctggaatatgCCGCGCAGTTCATCTGTTTGAAATGAAATATGTTATAATAGACAATATAACGATATACGGGTTAGAAATTAGTTAACCATAATATTTCATATGATCACTACTTGTGAGAGCAGTATGTAGGTTTTGGAACTCATCTGCCATGGATTGGATGTCGTAACTACGCTCCTTGTAGATGAGGCGATTCCCGAGTTATTCCAACACATAGTCATCGGGATATGGTATAAGCTTGTAGTCCTTAAGAGTTCTACGATTGAGTCGAAGGAGTTTTTCAATCTTCATCAAAGTAAGATTCATCAACTATTCCTGATTGAGAATAAGGTCTGTTGCAAAAAAAATCGAATCAGGCTAAAAACATAGATAAATGTTTAGGCTAAAAACGTAGATAAATGTTATTTGTAAATTAAAACACACCTTGATTATTCACCAACAATCTTTGTTGGTGCAACAAACCATATGACAAAAGCACCCAAGACTCTTTCCATACATGGGCTGGCCTGTTCACATTGCCCGACAGTAGCATAACCACAAAAAGCTTTCGAAGGAAATGGCCTTAGCCCCATCCACTTGCTTCCTTAATGGCTCCGATGTATTCATGGTCATCTTCAAGAAAACCTATAGCAAAACATGCATCCCTAAAATAATTGAATTGTGTATCCCCAACCTTACGTATTTCTCTGTAACTTGTAGGACCTTTGACAATACACTTGTCCCATCAGCATCATCCGTAGATAATACACTTGTCCCGTATAGAGTGGAACCCAAATCAAATGGCCAATTGTAAACCCCTTTTTCCGAGGCTTCCAGAGTCGCAATCTTTTATGGTACACAAGCATTGACACGAACTGGCCGTAAGTTAACAGCCTAACATGCTCATAAGTTTGGTTGGCAATTAACCATGCATCAAACATTGATTCCGTCACGCTTGCCTTCTCTAAAACATTCTCCATTCGAGTGTAATTAGAGAAGAAAAGAGACTTTTCACCAATTAGGTGGTAAAACATTCTCTCCACATCGGGTTTCCTCCCATGAATTTTGTAAGAAAAAAATTCTCCAACACGCTTCACATGGTGAGATGTATCGACAATCAAGATATTGCTGGATTTCATCAACAACTTCATGAGAATTTGAATTATGGCGGGAACTTTGTCTAACAGACGTTGTAATTCGGTCATATCCTTTGTGTAtatatttgaaaagatatttgATGGAAGTACTCTGGTTGTACCACTCCATATTGATGTGTGCCTGGTACTTTAGTGTTGTATTTTTTAAACTTGcaattttgttttaataaaaaaaagtttcatttttaaaacctttttataaCAACTTTGATTTATATATTATTGgtgtattattttttttaccaTACATCAACACTCATACATCAACacgtcaaataaatatttataaaaatattttaataatatatttaaaaagtgatatcatataataatttaattaaataaatatataaaaatatcattgaatacaaatttatttacttttataaaCATGTTTTCAAAAATTTTTTTTGTCTTGTAATGGCAAGCATATTTgtgaaagaaaaaacaaaatttcaaatgaatatatgtctataacattatttaaaatattacaattgatcttaaaaaaatataaaattagaatataataaatatatgaaatttattttttaattttcagaaatatatcaacatttattttaatttatttaataaatttcttcaaactttaattcttataaattttttaattaccaATTTTAGTCTTTGTtgtcattaaaaaataaaatttaataaatatacaattaaaaatagtaataaataatata includes the following:
- the LOC131631971 gene encoding uncharacterized protein LOC131631971, whose protein sequence is MTELQRLLDKVPAIIQILMKLLMKSSNILIVDTSHHVKRVGEFFSYKIHGRKPDVERMFYHLIGEKSLFFSNYTRMENVLEKASVTESMFDAWLIANQTYEHVRLLTYGQFVSMLVYHKRLRLWKPRKKGFTIGHLIWVPLYTGQVYYLRMMLMGQVYCQRSYKLQRNTPAHVWKESWVLLSYGLLHQQRLLVNNQDELRGIFQKIMTAVRSQKGCVFFLHGYGGAGKTYMWKTLASALGSKHDICIIVATSGIASLLLPGGRIAHSRFKLPVLTLDNSNCNIPYHDEAADLLRQSKLIIWDEAPMANKWCFEALDKTLKDLISVSGNSSRLGGPNDGTAEIEFPKEMIITDFTYPIVGIVTSMYPNFLNNYRDYIYLKCRAILASTIDMVDKINDHVLGMIPGDLRDYYSCSTVERTEIHDRDMLDVLTLEFLNSLKTSGFPNHLIKLKIGTPVMLMRNIDQFEGLCNGTRLILTKMASHVLEAQIMGGKRHGNII